TTCAAAGACGTTACATAGTTCACTACTAGGGCTTGCACTGCAGCAACAGAGTAACACCTCCTGTTTTCTTGTGCCTGTCATCAATATATGTTAAAGATGACTGCACCACCCCTTTGCCCTTAAGGAAGTGCACTTCAAGGCATGAAAGTTCAAGTTTTTCCACTGGGGAGTAACAGGATGGAAGGTGTGAGTGCAAATCAACTGTACCTCGTTTAGATCGGGAACTGACAACCACTGTTTTATACCAGATATGAGACCAGGAGTTCCAGTCACTTCTTCCTTGTACCAAGTacaatttatttgctttaagaAGGACCAGCCCAAAGTCCCATCTCCATAACcatctgtgtattttctttatagagaaacatatataaaaatatatacagtcAAGAGCTAGAGCGTATCATTGGATAATGTCCATGAGAACTGCATGTGAGAAGGAACAGGTCCCGAATCCTTAAGTCTTCACAAAGACCCTGTAgaacaccaaagaaaaaaaaaagtcacatcaATGCAATCTCCCAGGAGCCAGGCCCTTATGGAGGTATCCAACAGACTTGCTGACACTTAATGGGACCCACACTCTTCATTAGTTTTCCCTTCCATAAGCTTCTACTTCTGTAGAGTGAAGAACCAAAAAGGAGCTCCTGTCATGTCCTGTGGCAGTTATTCTTAGGAAGCTCAATAAAGGGTAAGATTTAGAAGTTACACAACAGGCATTCCTCACCTGACTAGTTCAGCTGACGTATAAGCTGGTTGAttgcttctcctctgcagccaggCTTACCCATTTCCTTGAGGAAACCTACTTTGTTACGTGAAGCGTGGCGAGCCACTGACAGATGGAATGGCCACAGAAAATTTGTGACTTTTTTGAAATGCTTCCCAGCCGAATAGATCTCATGAATAAGGTCTTCCAGGCAAATAATACCATAGTTCcctgcagggaaaaaaccaaaattaaaaaccaaccaacctaaaaacagtaaaacaacaaaaagctgcctgctccctcctcccaaGATGTACACAAGATGCCAACTGTATTATCTCTCCTCACACTGCATTAGAATTGCCAGTCCTCCATATACAGGTCTTGCAAGCTTTTTCCCCGTCCCTCTTAGGTCACATTGCAAACTCATAACATCCTCCTGTAACCATGATTCATTTCTTCATTCTCCTCCTCACCTAAATGTTCCTCTATCAGCATATTGTCTGTCAGAggcatcttctttttcttaatcttGGCTTGGCCCCGTTTCAGGATGAGCTCTCGTACGGATTTCAGGTTAGGATGcctgtacaaaacaaaaaaaaatcagatctttTAACAAAGAGACATGAGACAGAGGGAAAGCCTATCCTACTTCTCTGGTGGGAAAGTGACTAAGTTATATTTAGAACAACGAGAAAAGGGACAATAGAGAGTTTTAGATACAAAGCCGAGGAAGTTTGGACCATTACTGGAAAAGCCAGCTATGGATTTGTGATACCAAGTGGAGAATCAAAAAGCTATGATCTTTACAAGCAAACTATTACCAAGTCACAGGACTGGTACCTACCCCCACGCCACATACGGTTCCACAATCCGCAGCATCTTCAGCGATAATGGAGTCAGTTTAACAAATACTCCAGTGAAGTTTTTTCTCAGCTGCAGCAACTCAATCACTCTTCTTACTCTTTTGCTCACCCCCGTAATACTgagtcagaaaacaaatactattAGTAACCAGGTTTCTCTAATACAGCAACAAAAGACCTCGGATTACCTTCAAGGAGATATGTCTGGGTTGATCATGCTTTCTTTGCTTCGACATGATATGACAGCTACACATGGTAGCAGTAATAAAGGTAAGGAGTAACAAGTTTCTTACTCTACAATCCGCACAACAAAGGCTAGTTTCTGCTCCTGAGGTACAACCGTCTGTGCAGGTCTCTGCTCCATGCGCCTCAGCCGGACGTCATCTCGGTGTTTGCGCCATGAATCTCGAACAAAAGCCTCCAGGCGTTTAAACTGGAGCTGTTTTCCCCTCTGGTGCTAAAGGCAAAAGGATAAAAGGCCATCACCCTTCCAACAGTCTCAGGGGTTTGCATCTCATAGCCCAAATGAAATCCATAACTTGATGAACTATACTCTTCCAGttctgaacaaaagaaagaagaaaataaaattggtaATCTAAGCCCAAGAGAGAGAACTGAGGAACAACATACAAATTTACAAGTAGCTAGCCATAATTCATGAACAGTGAACTGAGAgtttttccccaagaaaaaaaatacgttaggaaaaacagagcaagatGCAGGATACTTCTAGGCATAGAAGAAATCAAACAGAAGCATCTGCAGGCACAGACAAGAGAGAGATTCACAACTGCACACACAGCTCAGCCAATCACTGGGAGAGCCACAAACAACATATGTGTCTGTATAGAACAGATGCTCCAGCAATACCCTAGTGTGACTCAAAATTACCATCCCATATCATAAAACTGGCTTTAAAGTCCTCTTCTATTAAGGCACACaggcaacaaaaccaaacaacatcCAAGCATTCAAATAACTATTAAGTATTACTAATTTAAACACAGAACACCCagagcacttaaaaaaaataatttcagaatgaTGGGAAAATTTagagcttttttgtttttttaaataagaagatGTTTAAATGCCTATCCTTAGCTCAGGAACAAGTACATCCACCTAAATCATATGAATATTAGGTAACTACCATGCATATTCAACTCCTAATATTTTACACACACTACTGGCTAAATTATTATgccattttaaattaaagtatCTAATGTTATGTGTCTTCTATTTCACCTTATACATCACctataaaattattctgaatttgCAAAGGAAGAAGCGAGCAGCAAAGCAAGAAGCCTTATTCAAAATCTCATCACTAGGGTCATTTTTCTAATGAGAATCTTACATGTAGCTATTTAACATTATTGCTTATGCCTCCACTTCCACCTTAGAAATACAGCAAGACACTGAGAtatttaaaaccacaaatacAGTATCTACCAAAAATGCCTGGAGTTCTGCACATAACTGCATCAACTCCACAGAACAGGTTCACTGGGAAAGCTTTAAGCCACTTCCAAGACAGGCACTTGCTATGTTATCTGAGATACAGCAGCACATTTCTCAGCAATTCTGAAATATAAAGgtttgctgtgctctgccagcCTGGAAGCCACATGCTGTGTGCAGAGAGTCTCCGTACTGGGAACATGTGCCACCCCACACGCAGAAAAAGGCTTCATGATGACCTGCCTATGCTCTAACAGGTTTACCTAGCTCACAACAGATAGCTAACTCTAGACGTGCTCCAGAAAAGCACATCTTCTCCATCAAGGTTTATGATGCAAAGGTGAACTAGTTTCAGACAGTGTTAATCCCATGGCAACAAAACAACTCAGCAGCATTACATTTTATCACGTGTGGCTGTACACACAAGCACCCTGGTAATCACTGATCTAAGAGGAACAACTCAGTCTTCATTAAGTTTGTGTTTCAGTATAACAAGCCAAAAAGTTTTGTCCTCTTTACAGCCCTCAGACACACGTGGAGAAAATGCTCAACCACTTAAGAAATTGACTCATGCTTCCCCTCAGAGATAACCCAAAGGATCATCATGCTATCAATACAGCGCCAGCACCTCGCTTTGCCCACCCGCAGAGATCGGGCATCCCCCCTCGCAGAGGAAGTTAATCACTTAGATCGTTTGGACGCCTGCAGGGAATCACGATTCCCTCCTCCGAAAGACAGGGACGGAAGGCTGCAGCACCGCTGCAGATCCGCTCTGGACTATATCTCTTTACAATCAGGCTCTCCCCGCCGGCCGCCAACTCCTCCACGCCGTCAGCTCCCGGCTGCACCACCGGGCCGGGGACCGCCGCCTCACATTCCCCCAGCCAGCCCCTACCTTGCGCTTGTTGAGGAGCGCCTGCTTGGCCTGGGTGGCCTTGATGGCCTGGTAGgccttcctcttcttcagcaAGTTCTCCGGCACCAGAGGGATCCGCCGCCTCGGCCTGCGGGGAGGGAGAAGCCGGTTACATCCAACAGCGCCGCACCCCGACCCGGCTAccccgccgctgcccccggCCCCGCGACCGCGCAGTCCCCGCGGATGGCCGCCCCGCCGCCTCGCCACACTCACTCCTCCTCCGCCATCTTGCCAGGGTGCCGGGGCCGCGCGTGCGCCGGGGCGGTGTCATGGCGGCCCAGCCCCTGGGCCAGCGCGCCGCGGCTCCTCCCCGTCCTTTACCCGATGAACCTGAAGCGCACCGGGGCGTGCGCCCGGGAAGGGGGCAGGGAGGCTCCTTGGGGTGCAGACCATACTGTGTCGGCGGGAAGGGGTGCGGAAGGGGTGGCAGCTCTTTGAAAGCCTAAAGGCTAACGGTGAACCCTGGAAAGCCATCCTGCCTCATCAAGGACTGCTTTGACACCAGGTGCCTTCTCTGCCTCGCTTCAGAGCTCCCAGAGAATGctggatggggaaaaaatagtaataaaataattcaagaaaGGTGGTGTCTGTAAGTCCCCTCAGCTCTTCCAGCTCGTGTGGCAGCCCCTGGTGACACTGTGGAGGCAACGAGGGTGGGAGCTCCCCGCTCCCATACACCTCACGGTCCCAGGCAGAAACTCTGGCCACTGCGGAGCAGCAGGACAGCTGCCagggtggctgtgctggaggttGTGCATCAGGCTCGGATCCATGTTCAATAACACTTCAGAGCCTAAGCACCTTCCCTCTCTGCGGCTCCACCCCACTTAAAAAGTATCAAGGCCAGTGTCACCCCTGCTGTGAATGCCAAGGAGTAGAAATAATAACAGGCTTGCAGAGCTGTTGCCTGCAGGAGCTTGTGTGGCCACATCCAGAAGTCACTCTCGGGCTGTGACATGTCCCTCTCCCCAGCTTTCCTGGTGTGAGACAGATGTCTCACCACACTAGAGGCTtgtgaggggggaaaaaccTTTTCAGAAAGAGCTTGTCTTTCAGCCCTTCACCAGAACGCCCTACAGAGCTTCACCAGGAGAAATTGTCAGTTTTCTTTGCCTCCCTGGTGGCTTCCAAGTCCTGCTCCCAAAGAGCAGGGCCTGCCTGAAGGTCCAAGGAGACCCAAGCGAGGACTTGTGCGCCACACAGCACACCTGAAGTGCAGGTGGGCAGCTGGTCGCAGCCACTTCTGAGGAAGGGATCTCAAATGTGGCCAGGATCCTGTGGAGCAGGAAGAGAGATGACCTCCCCGTTGAGGCAGCAGGTGCATGTGGGGAGGCGGCATAGCATTTCCAGCTGGCTGGAGAGCAGGGTGGTTATGGAGCAAGGGACTGGGGATGGGCAGTTCTTGTGCAGAAGCGTCAGGAAATTGGGACAAGTGGTTTGGACAAGAATCTCACCCATAGATGGTGCCATAGCCTCACGCTAATGGGATGTTGTTGCATCTGATGAGGTTGTGTTCGtgttctgctgcctcctctttATCATGCAGGGTAGACGAGGGATGTGTACCTGTACACTGGACCTGTACTTTATTTGATCTACACCAACCATAGTTTCCTCTTCAATTTAACAGCTGAGAGCTTGAGCCTTTTGCTAGAAAGCTCAGCGATGCCAGGGTTTAACTGCTCACCTCAGTGAAACTGCAAACCTTCGAAATACTTCAACTAGGCCACTTCTGTTTCGACACCCAATACTTGAATATCTGTATCGAGGAACATGATCCCACATTCCAGAACCTGCTCAAGCACATATAAACATACTCAGCAAAAACGCACCCCATGGTGACCAAACCCAGCTTCCTATCAACTGTTCTCTGATGCAACCTTTTGGATTAtgagacagaaaacaacaagcttaagaaataaatcatatgAAACTTGCACTGAAGAAATTAGAAGCAAATCCACAACTGCATAATTTCACTCTAACATTAGGGTAATCTGCACCACATGAAAATAGCTGAAACCTCTGGTAGCTCATGACAGAAAATGTGGCCCATTTAAATCTACAAATGGATCTATCAAATGTCACGCAGCATACACAGACTGACTTGTTAAACTTTAACTAATAGTTATATTAATGAATGACTACCCAAATCTCCTTGTTCGCGGGTAactcaagaaaaatattctcaCTTTCCTAGGCAGCAAGCAGTTGTAAACTGACATTCAGCACTCTGAAatcctgctctcttcttttttcttgacaAGGCCTTTTCTTGACATTTTCTGAGATTTCCATGAACTGTTACAGACAAACCTAATGACTGCATGCTTACGATAGTCACCATACATCAGTGATAGATTAAATCATTTCTCCTAGTTTATAGATCATTCAGAATGATAGACAAAATCCTTCTAAAAAACCTGGATATCTAGTCATACTCCTTTCAATCATTGTCATTCAATGACTTCACAAACCGGTTAGTGGCTCCCCACCAGTATTTTTGATGAGGCTCCATGCGAGTGCATTTCCTCCAGTCTTCACCAATGCATCTCACATAAGTCTCAGAACCCAcccaaagaaattatttttgaaaacaaggtTTTATATAATTCAAAAATGCCTGTTGGTTTGGGGAGGGTGAGACGGGAAGGCAGAGGTCACATTTAAGGA
The window above is part of the Strigops habroptila isolate Jane chromosome 3, bStrHab1.2.pri, whole genome shotgun sequence genome. Proteins encoded here:
- the RPL7L1 gene encoding 60S ribosomal protein L7-like 1: MAEEEPRRRIPLVPENLLKKRKAYQAIKATQAKQALLNKRKHQRGKQLQFKRLEAFVRDSWRKHRDDVRLRRMEQRPAQTVVPQEQKLAFVVRIVDITGVSKRVRRVIELLQLRKNFTGVFVKLTPLSLKMLRIVEPYVAWGHPNLKSVRELILKRGQAKIKKKKMPLTDNMLIEEHLGNYGIICLEDLIHEIYSAGKHFKKVTNFLWPFHLSVARHASRNKVGFLKEMGKPGCRGEAINQLIRQLN